The sequence below is a genomic window from Sphingobium sp. EP60837.
AATACGCAGACCATTGCCGCGCTCCCGGCGCAGGTTTCTCCCTCTCCCTCGACGCTGGCTAAGGCGACCGGCGGCGCGGTGATTGCCGCCACCGCGATCCTGACGCTGTTCGTGCTACCCGCCGAATATGGGGTCGATCCGACCGGCGTCGGCACCGCGCTCGGCCTCACCGGCATGGTGTCCGGCGAAGCGCAGGAGGCTGTTCCGACAACGCTCGCCGCCCCGGCGGCAGGTTCCATCGCCACGCCGACCAAGGAAAGCATCTTCAAATCCACGCCCTGGCGTCAGGACGAGATGACCATCAGCTTGCCCCCGCACAGCGGCCAGGAAGTGAAGGCTCATATGGGAAAAGGCGACAGCTTCATCTTCACCTGGAAATCCAGCGGCCCGATCAAGGCTGAGATGCACGGCGAAGAACTGAACGCCGCGGACGACGCCTTCACCGACTACTGGAAGGAACTGGAGATCAGCGGCGGCCAGGGCGACTTCACAGCCCCCTTCGGCGGCATCCACGGCTGGTACTTTCGCAACAAGGGCGACACGCCGGTGACGGTCACGGTCAAGACCGTCGGATTCTACAAGGACCTTTACCAGCCCAAGGCTGAGTGAGCGTATAAGGGATAATCAAGGACAGGTGCCATGAGCAGTATTGCGGGCCAAGCGCCCAACATCGGCCTGAGGGCCACAGCATCTCCCATCGACGCGGCGAAAGCACGCACCCGCCTCGTCGCGATCGACGCGCTTCGCGGGCTGGTCATGCTGTTCATGCTGGTCGATCATGTGCGGGAAACGTGGTTCCTGCACCTTCAGGTGACGGACCCGGTGGACGCCAATACCACCGATCCGGGCCTTTTCTTCACCCGTCTGCTCTCAACCTTCTGCGCCCCGACGTTCGTCGCGCTGACGGGCCTTTCCGCGTGGCTTTATGGCCAGTCGCACAGCAAGGGAGAGGTGTCGGAATTTCTGTTGAAGCGCGGCCTGTTCCTGATCTTCCTGGAGTTCACCGTGGTCGGCTATGCTTGGCCGACGCAGGCGCCCGCCTTCCCACCGACGGCCATATGGCTGCAGGTGATCTGGGCGATCGGCATCAGCATGATCGCGCTGGCGGCGCTGCTACACCTGCCGCGTCCCGCGCAGTTTGCGGTGGGCCTGGCGATCGTTTGCCTTCACAATCTGCTCGACCCGATCAAGCTGACGGCGGACCAGCCCGGTTACGCGCTCTGGGCGATCCTGCACCAACGCTCGCTGATCGAGTTTGGCGGAACCGCGATTAAGACCACCTATCCGGTGCTGCCGTGGATCGGCGTCATCCTACTTGGCTATGCCTGCGGTCCCTGGTTCGCGAAGGGCAGCGATCCAGAACGGCGGATCAAGCGCCTAGTCATCACCGGCCTGTCGCTGGTCATCGGCTTCATCGTCATCCGCTATCTCAATGCCTATGGCGACAAGCCCTGGTTCATCGCGGAAACACCGTTGCGCACGGTGATGAGCTTCCTTGCGCTCACCAAATATCCGCCCTCGCTGCTGTTTCTGATGCCGACGGTCGGCACCGGCTGCCTGCTGCTCGCCCTGTTCGAAACCTATCAGGACAGCAAGCTGATGCCGCACCTCGCCCTCCTGGGCGGCGCGCCGATGTTCTACTATGTGCTGCATCTCTACACGCTGAAGGTGATCTACAATATCGCGCTGGTCCTCTACGGCCCGACCAAAGGCACGGTGTTCGGCGTCGATCACCTGCGTTGGGTGTGGATCTGGGTCTTCATCCTGATCCCGGTACTTTATTTCCCGACACGCTGGTTCGCCCAACTAAAACAGCGGCGGAAGGATATTTGGTGGCTTAAGTATCTCTAACGTAACGATCCTGCAAAACTCGGGCCGCCTTCCTACCGAAGGCGGCCATTTTTATTGGGTTTTTGGGCAGTCGTAGTTGCGAACCAGACGCAGCATTTTCCCCTGTCCCTCGCCCTCATATTCACAATTATGCACCGTGGGGCACATCAAGTTTAACGTAATATGTCTGTAACCTGATCCTAGCCTTCCATTCCAGAAGAGGTGGCAAATCACCCAGTGGACCGGCATCCGGAAAGAAAAGGACCCAAAGAATGTCCGTTTGGAGAGAAGATAAGAACAGGCCGGCTCACCCCGTTCGCAGGACAAGTGGGAACAGCGACTTTATCAGGGGTAGCAATATGCGCACATATTCGGCTTTTCGTCTGGCCCTCGCCGCCAGCGCAGCCTGCATCGCCTTCGCACCGGGCGCCTATGCTCAGGCGCCGGCATCGGGCGATAACGCAGAAATCGTCGTCACCGGCCTGAAGCGGCAGTATTTCGGGGACACGCCGGTCAAGGAAATCCCGCAGGCCGTCCAGTTCCTGGAAGGCAAGCTGCTCGACGACCTCAATATCACCCGCCTCGATACCGCGCTCGAACTGGCGAGCGGCGTGTCCAAGCAGAATAATTTCGGCGGCCTGTGGGACAGCTTCGCGATCCGCGGCTTTGCGGGCGACGAGAATTTCCCAAGCGGCTTCCTGGTCAACGGCTTCAACGGCGGCCGCGGCTATGGCGGCCCGCGCGACGCATCGAACGTAGAGCGCATCGAAGTCCTAAAAGGCCCCAACTCCGCGCTCTTCGGCCGCGGCGAGCCCGGCGGCACGATCAACATCGTCACCAAGAAACCGCTGTTCAAGGAATTCGGCAGCTTCTCCATCGCGGGCGGTAGCTGGAACAACTATCGCGTCGAAGGCGACTTCAACCTGCCGCTCAACGACATGTTCGCGGTGCGCATCAATGGCGCGGTCGAAGATGCCGACAGCTTCCGCGACACGGTTCACACCCGCAAATATGTGGTGACGCCCTCTTTCCTGGCGAAATTCTCTGAGCGGGACATCCTCACCTATGAGATGGAATATGTGAACCAGGAAGTGCCGTTCGAGCGCGGCGTGGTTGCAATTCCGACGGTCCAGGCGAACGGAACGATCAACTATAAGCTTGGCGCGATCCCGAACTCGCGCTTCCTGGGTAATCCCAACGACGGCCAGACCAAAGTCGAAGTGCTGGGCCATCAGCTGCAATATCAGCATGACTTCAGCGACGATTGGACGCTGATGCTGGGCGCGGGATACAAGGACACGACCTTCACCGGCTTTTCCAGCGATCCCGAACTGGTGCTGAGCCGCCAGCTGATCGACAATGACGGGCAGACCCTGTCCCGCCAGCGCCGCTTCCGCGATTACAGCACCACACATATGGTGTTCCGCGGGGAAATCAGCGGCAAGATCGAGACCGGCTCGATCGTCCACAATATCCGCATCGGCGGGGATTGGGACCGCTTCAAGATCGAGACATTCCAGACCCGCTATCGTCCCAGCGCTGCGGATCAGTCTTACTCCATCAACATCTTCAACCCCAATTACAACATCCCCGCGCCGATCCCCACGACGGTCATCCAGAACGCGACCGAGATCCAGAAGGCCTGGGGCGTCTATGCTCAGGACCAGATCGAAATTACCGAGAAGTTCAAGGTTCGCTTTGGCGGCCGCTATGACGACTTCTCGCAGGACATCGATCTGCGGCTCAACAACACGAATCCGAAGAAGGCCTATACCAAGTTCAGCCCTATGGCCGGCATGGTGTTCGAACCTACCCGCTCCATCTCGCTCTATGCGAGCTACGGCAAAGGCTTCCGCCCCAACAGCGGCGTGGGCTTTGATGGCCAGCCCTTCGATCCGGAAATCAGCACCTCCTATGAAATCGGCGGCAAGTTCGTGACGCCGGACGGTCGGATCACCAGCACGCTGTCTCTCTACAAGATGAAGAAAACCAACGTGCTGACCACCGACCCGGTCAACGCTGGCTTCTCCAAGCCTGTGGGTTCGGCGCGCAGCAAGGGGATCGAGTTCGACCTAAATGCCAAGCTGCCAGCCGGGTTCGAGCTGTTTCTGACCTATGCCTATACCGACGCGGAGTGGGCCACGAACGCTCTTGATCCGAATTTCGCCGCTCCCATCCGGATAGGCGATCCCCTCATCAACATCGCCAAGCATCAGGGTAACTTCCTGCTGTTCAACAACTTCAACATCGGCGGACATGATGCGATGCTGGGCGCGGGTGTGAACTATGTCGGCCGCCGCCTGGGTGAAACCGCGACGACCTTCTTCCTTCCAAGCTACACGCTGGTAAAGGTCCTCGGTTCGTTCAACATCACCGAACAGATCAAGATCTCGGCGGATGTGAACAATCTCTTGAACAAGAAATATTACGCCAGCTCCTATGCGGCACTGTGGGTCCAGCCGGGCACGCCGCGCCAGTTCACGGTACGGGCGACATTCGACTTCTAATGCTTTAAAAAATTCGGGACTTGCAGTTCCGATGGCCGCCGGTGATCCGCCCCTCCAAGCCTGAGGGTCACCGGCGGTCTTTGCATTTCTTTCGAGGGAAGCGATGAACCGGGCGCAACTGTTTCGCATCCACAAATATGCCGGTCTCACCATGGCGGCGCTGCTGCTGGTGCAGGCGTTGACGGGCGCCCTCCTCCTCTACCGTGGACCTGCCGCCCGCTGGATGGACCCGTCAGCCATGGTCAGCCACGGCCGCGCACCCCTTATCTCGCCGGGCGCGGCCGTGCTTCAGGCCGAACGGGCATCCCCCGGCTTTGCCGTCTCGCGCCTGTTCGCGCCCGATGCCGACAATGCCACCTGGCTCGCGGAGATGCGCGGCGATGGAGGAAGGACGCGCTACGCCTCCATAGATCCCGCCGGGGGCAGGCTGCTACGCGCCGGAACGGTCTGGCATTTCCCGGTCGAAGCCGCGGTGCAGATCCATTACCGGCTGATGGCGGGCAAGCCAGGCATGATGATCATCCTGCTCAATGCGCTTGCACTGCTCACCATGGCGGCGACCGGCCTTGCCTATTGGTGGCCCAAGCGCGGGCCGATTTCCAAACATCTGTCAATCCGCTGGAGCATGGCCTTCCGCTTGGTGCTACGGCAGGCGCATCGGACGCTGGGCGTCGTCATGGCGCTGCTGCTGGCTTTCATGGCCGTCACCGGCTCGCTGCTGATCGTCCCGGACCTCATTGAACCAAGCGCCCCAATCGTCGATCGCACCCCCACAGATGCCGCCGCGATCGATCGCGGACTGGCGCTGGCGCAGAGCGCGTTCCCTGAGAGCGCCTTGCGCGATTTTCGTCTTTCCACCGACCGCCTGACCGTCAATTTTCACGCGCCGGAGCGCAACCCTAGGGCCGTACACCGCGCGATCGTCACCCTATCCGCTCCCCACATCATCAGCGCCACCCGCGCCGAGAATAATGGTGCGCTCTGGATGACGATCCTCCCCCTCCACACCGGAAACAGCTTTGGCGTGATTGGGCCGATATTATTGATGATCGTGGCGCTCGGCCTGTTGGCGCTTTGCATCTCCGGGCCGATCATGTGGTGGCAGGCGAAGGGACTGCGCCGCCGCACTCTTGCCAGAAAGCAAACCGCATGACCCTGCTCTACACTTCCGATCCCGAGCGCGGGCGGATCTGGCGCGAGATTTTCGCAGCCGAGGCGCCCGGCATCGGCTTTGTAACGCCGGAGGAAATGGGCCACCCGGCAACGATCCGC
It includes:
- a CDS encoding DUF1624 domain-containing protein; amino-acid sequence: MSSIAGQAPNIGLRATASPIDAAKARTRLVAIDALRGLVMLFMLVDHVRETWFLHLQVTDPVDANTTDPGLFFTRLLSTFCAPTFVALTGLSAWLYGQSHSKGEVSEFLLKRGLFLIFLEFTVVGYAWPTQAPAFPPTAIWLQVIWAIGISMIALAALLHLPRPAQFAVGLAIVCLHNLLDPIKLTADQPGYALWAILHQRSLIEFGGTAIKTTYPVLPWIGVILLGYACGPWFAKGSDPERRIKRLVITGLSLVIGFIVIRYLNAYGDKPWFIAETPLRTVMSFLALTKYPPSLLFLMPTVGTGCLLLALFETYQDSKLMPHLALLGGAPMFYYVLHLYTLKVIYNIALVLYGPTKGTVFGVDHLRWVWIWVFILIPVLYFPTRWFAQLKQRRKDIWWLKYL
- a CDS encoding TonB-dependent siderophore receptor, yielding MRTYSAFRLALAASAACIAFAPGAYAQAPASGDNAEIVVTGLKRQYFGDTPVKEIPQAVQFLEGKLLDDLNITRLDTALELASGVSKQNNFGGLWDSFAIRGFAGDENFPSGFLVNGFNGGRGYGGPRDASNVERIEVLKGPNSALFGRGEPGGTINIVTKKPLFKEFGSFSIAGGSWNNYRVEGDFNLPLNDMFAVRINGAVEDADSFRDTVHTRKYVVTPSFLAKFSERDILTYEMEYVNQEVPFERGVVAIPTVQANGTINYKLGAIPNSRFLGNPNDGQTKVEVLGHQLQYQHDFSDDWTLMLGAGYKDTTFTGFSSDPELVLSRQLIDNDGQTLSRQRRFRDYSTTHMVFRGEISGKIETGSIVHNIRIGGDWDRFKIETFQTRYRPSAADQSYSINIFNPNYNIPAPIPTTVIQNATEIQKAWGVYAQDQIEITEKFKVRFGGRYDDFSQDIDLRLNNTNPKKAYTKFSPMAGMVFEPTRSISLYASYGKGFRPNSGVGFDGQPFDPEISTSYEIGGKFVTPDGRITSTLSLYKMKKTNVLTTDPVNAGFSKPVGSARSKGIEFDLNAKLPAGFELFLTYAYTDAEWATNALDPNFAAPIRIGDPLINIAKHQGNFLLFNNFNIGGHDAMLGAGVNYVGRRLGETATTFFLPSYTLVKVLGSFNITEQIKISADVNNLLNKKYYASSYAALWVQPGTPRQFTVRATFDF
- a CDS encoding PepSY-associated TM helix domain-containing protein, whose protein sequence is MNRAQLFRIHKYAGLTMAALLLVQALTGALLLYRGPAARWMDPSAMVSHGRAPLISPGAAVLQAERASPGFAVSRLFAPDADNATWLAEMRGDGGRTRYASIDPAGGRLLRAGTVWHFPVEAAVQIHYRLMAGKPGMMIILLNALALLTMAATGLAYWWPKRGPISKHLSIRWSMAFRLVLRQAHRTLGVVMALLLAFMAVTGSLLIVPDLIEPSAPIVDRTPTDAAAIDRGLALAQSAFPESALRDFRLSTDRLTVNFHAPERNPRAVHRAIVTLSAPHIISATRAENNGALWMTILPLHTGNSFGVIGPILLMIVALGLLALCISGPIMWWQAKGLRRRTLARKQTA